A single region of the Anaerococcus urinomassiliensis genome encodes:
- a CDS encoding YveK family protein, with product MENKRSLFSAIPPAIIAGIIIGMLTYFGLNYTGYKEYTAQAKIVTSNVENVDDAKNTAQTYAATINSSKIKQKTLETLAIDWNVGKLDSKLDIKPTANSSIIDITVQDTNKLRAEDLADQYADYSVRVINNIYDSGAEVMEYSYGLASVTDNTIKYAGFAAGAGAILWALITMISINSHNKKIAKAYLTNAKKDEVKEVREVKKVESEPKEKTTVVSDLNDADKESGTTRVIDSKEINNKVSNTNKYEILGKLPSYEKGELDV from the coding sequence ATGGAGAATAAAAGATCACTTTTTTCAGCAATCCCACCTGCAATAATAGCAGGAATTATCATAGGAATGCTAACATATTTTGGACTAAACTACACGGGATACAAGGAATACACAGCCCAAGCAAAAATTGTTACATCAAATGTTGAGAATGTAGATGATGCTAAGAACACTGCACAAACTTATGCAGCAACAATCAATAGCTCAAAAATCAAACAAAAAACCTTAGAAACCCTTGCAATTGACTGGAATGTAGGCAAGTTAGATAGCAAGCTTGATATAAAGCCAACTGCAAATTCATCTATCATAGACATCACAGTACAAGACACAAACAAGCTACGCGCAGAAGACTTGGCTGACCAATACGCTGACTATTCTGTAAGGGTAATAAATAATATTTATGATTCTGGTGCAGAGGTTATGGAATATTCATATGGCTTGGCTTCTGTGACAGACAATACTATCAAATATGCTGGTTTTGCAGCAGGGGCCGGAGCAATACTTTGGGCATTAATTACAATGATTTCAATCAACTCCCATAACAAGAAAATCGCCAAAGCATATCTCACAAATGCAAAAAAAGACGAAGTAAAAGAAGTGCGAGAAGTCAAGAAAGTTGAATCTGAGCCAAAAGAAAAGACCACAGTAGTCTCAGATTTAAATGATGCTGATAAAGAATCTGGCACAACTAGAGTTATAGATAGCAAAGAGATAAATAACAAGGTAAGTAACACTAATAAATACGAAATCCTTGGTAAATTACCTAGCTATGAAAAAGGAGAATTAGATGTTTAA
- a CDS encoding glycosyltransferase family 2 protein, with protein MSIEVLISTMNEESIDCYKRFNLETDALIINQTDKNAYEEIDAGDFKVRMISTDTRGLGVSRNLAILNSRADILVFADDDEVFETGYSKAIREEFDRHPNVDFFIFKTIIYLNGEEIVKVKEEKDLKLYNSLRYGSVHFVFKKDSIVKNNLSVSTYFGAGTDNGSGEDSLFLRDAFKAGLKIRTSIRLIAKVYNDDSTWFTGYDEKFFIDKGKLSKALFPRTYRLYIEQFLRRHKEMSEVIDIKKARKLMLSGAREFGGENGE; from the coding sequence ATGAGTATAGAAGTTTTAATTTCAACTATGAATGAAGAGTCCATAGATTGCTACAAGCGATTCAACCTAGAAACAGATGCTCTAATCATAAACCAAACTGATAAAAATGCTTATGAAGAAATAGATGCTGGTGACTTTAAGGTCAGGATGATTTCAACTGATACTAGGGGACTTGGAGTAAGCAGAAATCTTGCTATACTAAATTCTAGGGCAGATATCCTAGTTTTTGCAGATGATGATGAAGTTTTTGAAACTGGCTATAGTAAGGCTATAAGAGAAGAGTTTGACAGGCATCCTAATGTAGATTTTTTCATATTTAAAACTATAATATATTTAAATGGTGAGGAGATTGTAAAGGTTAAGGAAGAAAAAGATCTTAAGCTTTACAATTCTTTAAGATATGGATCTGTGCATTTTGTTTTTAAGAAAGACTCTATAGTAAAAAATAACTTATCAGTTTCAACTTATTTTGGTGCAGGAACTGATAATGGTTCTGGTGAAGATAGCTTGTTTTTAAGAGATGCTTTCAAAGCAGGACTTAAAATTAGGACAAGTATAAGGCTTATCGCCAAGGTCTATAATGACGATTCTACTTGGTTTACAGGTTATGACGAAAAGTTTTTTATTGATAAGGGCAAGCTTTCTAAGGCTTTGTTTCCAAGGACTTATAGGCTATATATAGAACAATTTTTGAGAAGACATAAAGAAATGTCAGAAGTTATCGATATAAAAAAAGCTCGCAAGCTTATGCTTAGTGGAGCAAGAGAATTTGGAGGAGAAAATGGAGAATAA
- a CDS encoding glycosyltransferase, which produces MKIVFYIVGFAIFYAMAGYPITLIILDKIMKMKNDKDLSYKPFVSIIISAYNEEKVIERKLENITKSTYPHYEVIVANDASSDRTVEICQDFINNHPLYDIKVNTVKNHLGKTNAQDEAVDVAKGEIIVFSDANSMFKADAIDELVSYFTDEDIIYVCGSLIYAKDDDIASAVAENSYWDMELRVRKIESEIATIAAGNGAIYACRKSDYRRYNLVSSHDYEMPLYAGINHKRALYNPKAIALEKAGQTSKDEFKRKVRMQRRILTNLFTNLRRLNIFEYGWFSFFHFNHKTLRFLQAFNHIVLFIANLALLNEGDFYRVFFLIQVGFFTLATIGKFTESKSKVFYFPYYYTMMMAAQLKGGYNEATGKSKATWEKAETTRS; this is translated from the coding sequence ATGAAAATTGTATTTTACATAGTAGGATTTGCCATATTTTATGCTATGGCTGGCTATCCTATCACATTGATTATCTTAGATAAGATTATGAAAATGAAAAACGACAAGGACTTATCCTACAAGCCCTTTGTATCTATAATAATATCAGCCTACAACGAAGAAAAGGTAATAGAAAGAAAACTAGAAAATATTACAAAATCTACCTATCCCCACTATGAAGTTATAGTGGCCAATGATGCATCAAGCGATAGGACAGTTGAGATTTGCCAAGACTTTATAAATAATCATCCTCTATATGATATTAAGGTCAATACTGTCAAAAATCACTTAGGGAAAACTAACGCCCAAGATGAAGCTGTTGATGTGGCTAAGGGAGAGATAATAGTCTTTTCTGATGCAAATTCCATGTTTAAGGCTGATGCCATAGATGAGCTTGTAAGTTATTTTACTGATGAAGATATTATATATGTCTGTGGATCACTAATATATGCCAAGGATGATGATATAGCTTCGGCTGTTGCGGAAAATTCCTACTGGGATATGGAACTTAGGGTGAGAAAAATCGAATCAGAAATTGCAACTATTGCTGCTGGTAATGGTGCGATCTATGCCTGTAGGAAGAGCGATTACCGACGCTATAACCTGGTAAGCTCCCATGACTATGAGATGCCTCTTTATGCTGGTATAAACCACAAGAGAGCCCTCTACAATCCTAAAGCAATAGCACTGGAGAAGGCGGGGCAGACCAGTAAGGATGAATTCAAGAGAAAAGTTAGGATGCAAAGAAGGATTTTGACCAATCTTTTCACCAATCTCAGACGTTTAAATATTTTTGAGTACGGTTGGTTTTCTTTCTTCCACTTTAATCACAAGACTTTGAGATTTTTGCAGGCCTTTAACCACATAGTTTTATTTATTGCTAACTTGGCCTTGTTAAATGAGGGAGACTTTTATAGGGTATTTTTCCTAATCCAGGTTGGGTTTTTCACCCTTGCAACGATAGGAAAATTTACTGAAAGTAAGAGCAAAGTCTTCTACTTCCCATATTATTACACCATGATGATGGCAGCTCAGCTTAAGGGTGGCTATAACGAGGCTACCGGTAAGAGCAAGGCAACATGGGAAAAGGCAGAGACAACGAGGTCCTAG
- a CDS encoding amino acid permease, whose amino-acid sequence MKKNDNGLISWKSLTFMAFATLWGFGNVANGFMYFNGIQVIFSWILMFVLYFIPYALMVGELGSTFKNLGGGVSSWIERTSTTKLAYYAGWTYWCVHIPYIASKGSGALKAFSWLVFHNAETFDTFKTSHVQIVTLAILLIFSFIASRGLNPLKNLTQIAGSSMFVMGILYIILGLFAPVVAPSGDYQNIDFSLKAIVPTFNVGYFTSLSILVFAVGGVEKISPYINKMKGNPSKGFPKAMLAASIMVVISALFGTVAMARMFDPAVINASQESFDSYVANGAYWAFQKLGQYYGLGNFFLIIYALSNLIGQLSILVLSIDAPLRILLGDPKISIHVPQKLLKKNKYGAYVNGIKMVVILSGTIILSQILLPGAASVLRALTKLNSVCMPLRYLWVFVAYYLLKKNSMDNGEYKFTKSQGAGKFWGLWCFIITLLSCLLGMYSDDKVTMILNILTPVFLVALGLIFPTIRAKEDGRANTFVE is encoded by the coding sequence ATGAAAAAAAATGATAATGGACTGATAAGTTGGAAGAGTCTTACCTTTATGGCTTTTGCAACTTTGTGGGGCTTTGGTAACGTTGCCAATGGCTTCATGTACTTTAATGGTATTCAAGTTATTTTTTCATGGATTTTGATGTTCGTCCTCTACTTTATCCCTTATGCACTAATGGTAGGGGAATTGGGATCAACATTTAAAAATCTTGGAGGAGGAGTTTCTTCATGGATTGAACGAACATCAACAACAAAGCTTGCTTATTATGCTGGTTGGACCTATTGGTGCGTGCACATCCCTTATATTGCATCCAAGGGTTCAGGAGCTTTGAAGGCTTTTTCTTGGCTAGTATTTCATAATGCAGAAACCTTTGATACCTTTAAAACTTCTCATGTTCAAATTGTTACACTAGCAATACTTTTGATATTTTCTTTTATTGCAAGCCGTGGACTTAATCCACTTAAGAATCTAACACAAATAGCAGGAAGTTCTATGTTTGTTATGGGAATTTTATATATTATCCTAGGACTTTTTGCACCAGTTGTTGCACCAAGTGGAGATTATCAAAATATTGATTTTTCGTTAAAGGCAATAGTGCCAACATTTAACGTTGGATATTTTACTTCACTTTCAATTTTGGTATTTGCAGTTGGTGGTGTAGAAAAAATTTCGCCATATATTAACAAGATGAAAGGTAATCCATCAAAAGGCTTCCCAAAGGCAATGCTTGCTGCATCTATAATGGTTGTAATATCTGCTTTATTTGGGACTGTTGCTATGGCTAGGATGTTTGACCCAGCTGTTATCAATGCCAGCCAAGAAAGTTTTGACTCTTATGTAGCAAATGGAGCATATTGGGCCTTCCAAAAACTTGGTCAATACTACGGCCTAGGAAACTTCTTCCTAATCATCTATGCCCTATCAAACCTAATTGGCCAATTGTCAATTTTGGTTCTTTCTATAGATGCACCACTTAGAATACTACTAGGCGATCCAAAAATCAGTATCCATGTTCCACAAAAACTTCTTAAAAAGAACAAATATGGAGCATATGTCAATGGAATCAAGATGGTTGTAATCCTATCTGGAACAATAATCTTATCACAAATCTTGCTTCCAGGAGCTGCATCTGTTCTAAGAGCACTTACAAAACTAAACTCTGTATGTATGCCACTAAGATATCTATGGGTATTCGTAGCTTATTACTTGCTTAAGAAAAACTCCATGGATAATGGAGAGTACAAGTTTACCAAATCTCAAGGAGCTGGTAAATTCTGGGGCCTATGGTGCTTTATAATTACACTATTATCATGCCTACTAGGGATGTATTCAGATGATAAGGTTACAATGATTTTGAATATCTTAACACCAGTATTCTTAGTTGCTCTAGGTTTGATATTCCCAACTATAAGAGCCAAAGAAGATGGTAGAGCTAATACTTTTGTAGAATAA
- the gltS gene encoding sodium/glutamate symporter has product MHITLDMIQSLGIAILAYILGNRIKENSEFLKKFFIPAPVIGGLIVSFVVFILKTTASFDIEFDQVLQDFFMNIFFASIGLACSFKALKKAGSLGLKLALAIIILLPLQNILAIGFTKLFNINPLFGVAMGSTSMTGGIGSAVSFGKIMEGYGANNATEIGVASATFGLLIGSLVGGPVAQRLIKNHSLNSENLNSYINLDERKDTIDQKTLMRAIIIVGLASFLGTFINKILLLTGLNFPYYVGCQFGGLIVRNIYDYLKKDINTKSIDTVGNISLSLFLSLALIGLNISAIVSLALPMLVVMVAQAIFIAIYTSLVTFRLAGSNYDAAVIAAGHCGVGLGQTPNAIANMEAIIEKEGPADVAMFVFPIVLAIAVNLCNPIVISFFINSLI; this is encoded by the coding sequence ATGCACATAACATTAGATATGATACAAAGCCTGGGAATTGCAATTCTCGCATATATTTTGGGCAACAGAATCAAAGAAAACTCAGAATTTCTAAAGAAGTTTTTTATACCTGCTCCAGTTATAGGAGGGTTAATAGTAAGCTTTGTGGTTTTTATACTAAAAACTACTGCAAGCTTTGACATAGAATTTGACCAAGTTCTCCAGGATTTCTTTATGAATATATTTTTTGCATCCATAGGCCTTGCTTGTTCCTTTAAAGCTCTTAAAAAGGCTGGCAGCCTTGGCCTAAAACTTGCCCTTGCAATTATAATATTGCTCCCTCTTCAAAATATCCTGGCTATTGGCTTTACAAAACTTTTTAACATCAATCCACTCTTTGGAGTTGCTATGGGATCTACATCCATGACAGGAGGCATAGGATCTGCCGTAAGTTTTGGCAAGATTATGGAAGGATACGGGGCAAATAACGCCACAGAAATAGGAGTCGCTTCAGCAACCTTTGGCCTTTTGATAGGATCTCTCGTGGGAGGTCCCGTTGCCCAAAGACTTATCAAAAATCATAGCTTAAATAGCGAAAATTTGAATTCTTATATAAATCTTGATGAAAGAAAAGATACCATCGATCAAAAAACATTGATGCGAGCAATTATAATCGTAGGACTTGCAAGCTTTTTGGGAACTTTTATCAATAAAATATTGCTTCTAACCGGCCTTAACTTCCCCTACTATGTAGGCTGCCAATTTGGAGGTCTTATTGTAAGAAACATTTACGATTATCTAAAAAAAGATATCAACACAAAAAGCATAGATACAGTAGGCAATATATCTTTGAGCTTATTTTTATCTCTTGCCCTTATAGGATTAAATATAAGCGCAATTGTATCCCTTGCCCTACCAATGCTTGTTGTTATGGTAGCTCAAGCAATATTTATAGCTATATACACTAGTCTTGTTACTTTTAGACTTGCTGGATCAAACTACGATGCAGCAGTCATAGCAGCTGGTCACTGCGGAGTAGGACTTGGCCAGACACCAAATGCCATAGCTAATATGGAAGCCATCATAGAAAAGGAAGGCCCAGCTGATGTGGCAATGTTTGTCTTTCCTATAGTCCTTGCCATAGCTGTAAATTTATGTAATCCAATAGTTATATCATTTTTTATAAATTCATTAATTTAA
- a CDS encoding undecaprenyl-diphosphate phosphatase, with the protein MIEFLKVLILSIVEGITEFLPVSSTGHLILVNEFVKLEPAEFSNAFNVIIQLGAILSVVVLYFQRLNPWDYEKTHKYFPKNYDSLNGQSRLYYRLTHPDQRTMELWKRVIVGILPAGVLGFLFDDFIDEHLFNPMVVAAMLAIWGLIIIFVEKRNKKKVDFVNDNIINVPYKTVLAIGFFQALAMIPGTSRSAATIMGAMILGLSREAAAEFSFFLAIPTMLGATLLKVVKNVHGFTGSQWLLIVVGMVLSFIVAYVVIKKFMEYISKHDFIPFGIYRIILAAVVFLYFGIIK; encoded by the coding sequence ATGATTGAGTTTTTAAAAGTACTAATCCTTTCTATAGTTGAAGGAATCACAGAGTTTTTACCAGTATCATCAACTGGCCATTTAATATTAGTCAATGAATTTGTAAAGCTCGAACCTGCTGAGTTTTCCAATGCCTTTAATGTTATAATCCAACTTGGAGCAATACTTTCTGTAGTTGTCTTGTATTTCCAAAGATTAAATCCTTGGGATTATGAAAAAACTCACAAATATTTCCCAAAAAATTATGATAGTCTAAATGGACAATCAAGGTTATATTATAGGCTGACTCACCCAGACCAAAGGACTATGGAACTTTGGAAAAGAGTGATAGTTGGCATATTGCCAGCAGGAGTCCTTGGATTTTTGTTTGATGATTTTATAGACGAACATTTATTTAATCCAATGGTAGTAGCAGCCATGCTTGCTATCTGGGGTCTCATAATAATATTTGTAGAAAAAAGAAATAAGAAAAAAGTAGATTTTGTAAATGATAATATCATAAATGTACCATACAAAACAGTTCTTGCTATTGGATTTTTCCAAGCCTTGGCAATGATTCCTGGTACTTCTAGATCAGCTGCAACTATAATGGGAGCAATGATCCTAGGACTTTCAAGGGAAGCTGCAGCAGAATTCTCATTCTTCCTAGCCATACCAACCATGCTTGGAGCAACCCTACTTAAAGTAGTAAAAAATGTCCACGGCTTTACAGGCAGTCAATGGCTATTAATAGTAGTAGGAATGGTACTAAGTTTTATAGTTGCTTATGTAGTTATCAAGAAATTTATGGAATATATCAGCAAACACGACTTTATTCCTTTTGGAATATATAGGATAATCCTTGCTGCTGTAGTATTTTTATACTTTGGTATTATAAAATGA
- a CDS encoding tRNA 2-thiocytidine biosynthesis TtcA family protein, with the protein MELVEIERSIIKKYRKEIWSPFIKAIKEFELINDGDKVAVAISGGKDSLLLAKVIEELHKHSKVKFDVVYISMDPGYSLENRERLEENLKYLNIDGQIFDTDVFQIAESVSKGQYPCYMCARMRRGSLYSKAQELGCNKIALGHHMNDVIETIMLNVLYAGNFKTMKPKLKAQNFENMELIRPFYYVKEEDIIKWRDYVELFALNCACTVTKSQEAYTRKMIKNIIANMKESNPDVEMSILRSAENVNCDMVIGYQLNGEKHSFMEEFDD; encoded by the coding sequence ATGGAATTAGTAGAAATTGAAAGATCGATTATAAAAAAATATAGAAAAGAAATTTGGTCACCCTTCATTAAAGCAATCAAGGAATTTGAGCTTATAAATGATGGAGATAAGGTTGCGGTTGCAATATCTGGGGGCAAGGACTCTCTTTTGTTGGCCAAGGTCATAGAAGAACTTCACAAACACTCTAAGGTGAAATTTGATGTAGTTTATATTTCAATGGACCCAGGTTATAGTCTAGAAAATAGAGAACGCCTTGAAGAAAACTTAAAATACTTAAATATAGATGGACAAATATTTGATACCGATGTATTTCAAATAGCTGAGAGCGTATCAAAGGGCCAATATCCATGCTATATGTGTGCCAGAATGCGTAGAGGAAGCTTATATTCCAAGGCTCAAGAACTAGGTTGCAACAAAATTGCTCTAGGTCACCATATGAATGATGTCATAGAAACTATAATGTTAAATGTTCTCTATGCAGGAAATTTTAAAACAATGAAACCTAAGCTTAAGGCACAGAACTTTGAAAATATGGAGCTTATCCGTCCATTTTATTATGTAAAAGAAGAAGACATTATTAAATGGCGTGATTATGTTGAACTTTTTGCCCTAAACTGTGCATGCACAGTAACAAAATCCCAGGAAGCCTACACCAGGAAGATGATCAAAAATATTATAGCAAATATGAAAGAGTCAAATCCTGATGTTGAAATGTCAATACTTCGTTCGGCAGAAAATGTCAACTGTGACATGGTTATAGGCTACCAATTAAATGGTGAAAAACATTCTTTTATGGAGGAATTTGATGATTGA
- a CDS encoding MBL fold metallo-hydrolase, protein MDTFAILSSGSSGNSLFVEYKGTKILIDAGFSAKRIEYLLGEIGKSPKELDAMFVTHEHADHSKGLGTMSRKHNLPIYANNGTWQSLAKNCGKIKEENIKIFDTGKFLSFGSMDILPIKIHHDAKEPVGYVLYLGNKKITILTDTGIVDEKMAYEIKGSDIYYMEANHDLEALKRGPYPYPLKLRVMSNMGHLSNDQSAEVLADALEGKREHVYLGHLSETNNTPELSRLTVDNYLTSLGLDTKIDIVLDVADRHNPSGIVKL, encoded by the coding sequence ATGGACACATTTGCTATTTTATCTTCAGGATCATCTGGTAATAGCCTTTTTGTTGAGTACAAGGGGACAAAAATCCTAATTGATGCTGGATTCTCGGCAAAAAGAATTGAATACTTATTAGGAGAAATTGGCAAATCACCCAAGGAACTTGACGCTATGTTTGTAACTCATGAGCATGCCGACCATTCTAAAGGTCTAGGGACCATGAGTCGTAAGCATAATTTGCCAATATATGCCAACAATGGAACTTGGCAATCTCTAGCTAAAAATTGTGGTAAAATCAAAGAAGAAAATATAAAAATTTTTGATACAGGCAAATTTTTAAGCTTCGGTTCTATGGATATACTTCCAATCAAAATCCACCACGATGCCAAAGAGCCTGTAGGCTATGTCCTATATCTGGGCAATAAAAAGATTACCATACTTACAGATACTGGTATAGTAGATGAGAAAATGGCCTATGAGATTAAGGGTTCTGATATATATTATATGGAAGCCAATCACGACCTTGAAGCCTTAAAGCGTGGACCGTATCCATATCCTCTAAAGCTTAGGGTTATGAGCAATATGGGACATTTGTCAAATGACCAGTCGGCAGAAGTCTTGGCAGATGCCCTAGAGGGTAAAAGAGAACATGTTTACCTAGGCCACTTATCAGAAACCAACAACACACCAGAATTATCAAGGCTTACAGTGGATAATTACCTTACAAGTTTGGGACTTGATACCAAAATAGATATTGTTTTAGATGTTGCAGATAGACACAATCCATCAGGGATTGTCAAATTATAG
- a CDS encoding Cof-type HAD-IIB family hydrolase has product MKKDIKLIVTDLDGTLVDSSSKVILENKIVLKALHDKGMKIGIATGRPFNAFWWIRQELGLESFDDYSICNTGAFVRCNADGKKIIDNSLTVKDFYKISSYLSDYDLQFALFSKDVLYNNAEVLNDGFLKDQRILLMPRQKYMTFEEIPSDIGRAAFMGNKDVLDVFYHDKKSEIEKDYMTMRNEDYALEVLKKSSGKQKALKALCDYLGISTDEVMYFGDGANDKAAIELSGIGVAMANASDETKSAADFVAKSNDEAGLCEFLKDYFDLEV; this is encoded by the coding sequence ATGAAAAAAGATATAAAACTTATAGTCACTGACCTTGATGGGACCCTGGTGGATTCTTCTAGTAAGGTGATTTTAGAGAATAAAATTGTTCTTAAAGCCCTCCATGACAAGGGGATGAAGATTGGCATTGCTACTGGTAGGCCTTTCAATGCTTTTTGGTGGATTAGACAGGAACTTGGGCTAGAATCTTTTGATGATTATTCTATTTGCAATACTGGTGCCTTTGTTAGGTGCAATGCTGATGGCAAGAAGATTATCGATAATTCATTGACTGTTAAGGATTTTTACAAGATATCTTCCTATCTATCTGATTATGACCTACAATTTGCTTTGTTTTCTAAGGATGTTCTTTATAATAATGCAGAAGTTTTAAATGATGGTTTTCTAAAAGATCAAAGAATTTTGCTCATGCCGCGCCAAAAGTACATGACTTTTGAAGAGATACCTAGTGATATAGGTAGGGCGGCTTTTATGGGAAACAAGGATGTTTTGGATGTCTTTTACCATGATAAAAAATCAGAAATCGAAAAAGATTATATGACTATGAGAAACGAGGATTATGCTCTGGAAGTTTTGAAGAAATCATCTGGCAAGCAAAAAGCTTTAAAGGCACTTTGTGACTATCTTGGTATTAGTACTGATGAAGTTATGTATTTTGGTGATGGGGCCAATGACAAGGCTGCTATAGAGCTTTCTGGAATTGGTGTTGCTATGGCTAATGCATCTGATGAGACAAAAAGTGCAGCAGATTTTGTAGCTAAAAGCAACGATGAAGCTGGTCTTTGTGAGTTTTTGAAAGATTATTTTGATTTAGAGGTATAG